A portion of the Cyanobium sp. PCC 7001 genome contains these proteins:
- a CDS encoding NAD(P)H-quinone oxidoreductase subunit L, producing MLHPAVFGALLGSISPESLLVLGLYLALAGAYLVAIPLALYAWMVKRWTVMGKVERFGVYGLVFLFFPGLILFAPFINLRMAGQATR from the coding sequence GTGCTCCACCCCGCTGTCTTCGGCGCCCTCCTCGGTTCCATCTCCCCTGAAAGCCTCCTGGTGCTCGGTCTTTACCTCGCCCTGGCCGGGGCCTATCTGGTGGCCATCCCCCTAGCCCTCTACGCCTGGATGGTCAAGCGCTGGACCGTGATGGGCAAGGTCGAGCGGTTCGGGGTCTACGGACTGGTGTTTCTCTTCTTCCCGGGGCTGATTCTTTTTGCCCCGTTCATCAACCTGCGCATGGCCGGCCAGGCCACCCGATGA
- a CDS encoding LysM domain-containing protein yields the protein MALLAITTASGVVLEGVLHAPALGQAQPAAKARTVTVKEGDTLEVLAGRYGVSVEALQKLNGITDPRALQIDQVLKLPPASKPKAAEAKPATKPAQKPAQQPAQKPAQQTSPKPSTKPATQPESKPADQPADTPDPQPAQQPAPQPSETPAAATADPAQPSAGRWRYFGNTLVDWGGWKLHPGGLRVTVVQPSPEDVGVVRAKATAVAVQCSTLRQTWRVDGAWQEWSVPEPRSVAQQIVLDLCEQVKQPADSSIPPPAAGPGL from the coding sequence ATGGCTCTGCTGGCCATCACCACGGCGAGCGGGGTTGTGCTCGAGGGCGTGCTCCACGCCCCCGCGTTGGGTCAGGCACAGCCGGCGGCCAAGGCTCGCACCGTCACGGTGAAGGAGGGCGACACCCTGGAGGTGCTCGCCGGACGCTACGGCGTATCGGTGGAAGCTCTGCAGAAGCTCAACGGCATCACCGATCCCCGTGCCCTCCAGATCGACCAGGTGCTCAAGCTGCCGCCGGCCTCCAAGCCCAAGGCGGCGGAGGCCAAACCTGCGACGAAGCCCGCTCAGAAGCCTGCTCAACAGCCTGCTCAGAAGCCGGCGCAGCAGACCTCGCCCAAGCCCTCCACCAAGCCCGCCACCCAGCCGGAGTCGAAGCCGGCCGACCAACCCGCCGACACACCCGACCCACAGCCTGCCCAGCAACCTGCCCCGCAGCCCAGCGAGACGCCGGCGGCCGCCACCGCCGATCCGGCCCAGCCCTCGGCCGGCCGCTGGCGCTACTTCGGCAACACCCTGGTGGACTGGGGGGGCTGGAAGCTCCACCCCGGCGGTCTGAGGGTCACGGTGGTGCAGCCCTCCCCGGAGGACGTGGGCGTGGTGCGGGCCAAGGCCACGGCCGTGGCCGTGCAGTGCAGCACCCTGCGCCAGACCTGGCGCGTGGATGGAGCCTGGCAGGAGTGGAGCGTGCCCGAACCCCGCTCGGTGGCCCAGCAGATCGTGCTGGACCTCTGCGAGCAGGTGAAGCAGCCCGCCGACAGCAGCATTCCGCCACCGGCTGCCGGCCCGGGCCTCTGA
- a CDS encoding transglycosylase SLT domain-containing protein: MSTPAVRSPDLPRRSGGGLLVALLLSLAVGASGTPRPVVARETPRSDALEAIRQVWPDEHEDSAIRLAHLESGLKPMARGCGGDCFGLFQIHYAANRGLLASMGIRSPEELLDPVVNSSVAYAIFRQSGWTPWGVQP; encoded by the coding sequence ATGTCCACCCCTGCGGTCCGCTCCCCAGACCTCCCGCGCCGATCCGGCGGGGGCCTGCTGGTGGCGCTGCTGCTCTCGCTCGCCGTGGGCGCCAGCGGCACACCGCGGCCCGTGGTGGCCCGGGAGACCCCCCGCAGCGATGCTCTGGAGGCCATCCGTCAGGTGTGGCCGGATGAGCATGAGGACAGCGCCATCCGGCTGGCCCACCTCGAGAGTGGTCTCAAACCCATGGCCCGGGGCTGCGGTGGCGACTGCTTCGGCCTGTTCCAGATCCATTACGCCGCCAACCGCGGCCTCCTGGCCTCGATGGGAATCCGCAGCCCCGAGGAGCTCCTCGATCCGGTGGTGAACAGCAGCGTGGCCTACGCGATCTTCCGCCAGTCAGGCTGGACGCCCTGGGGGGTTCAGCCCTGA
- a CDS encoding phenylpyruvate tautomerase MIF-related protein → MPLISVRTSCPAPPAATVDALLLDLSARVARHLGKPEAYVMTAFEADVPMTFAGSRDEPVCYLELKSVGGFSPATTAAVSADLCGLIEASLGVPPQRTYIEFGAAEGYLWGWNGRTFG, encoded by the coding sequence ATGCCCCTGATCTCGGTGCGCACCTCCTGCCCGGCCCCGCCCGCCGCCACGGTGGACGCCCTCCTGCTCGACCTCTCGGCCCGGGTGGCCCGCCACCTCGGCAAGCCGGAGGCCTATGTGATGACGGCCTTCGAGGCCGACGTGCCGATGACCTTCGCCGGCAGCCGGGACGAACCGGTCTGCTACCTGGAACTCAAAAGTGTGGGCGGTTTCTCGCCGGCCACCACGGCGGCGGTCAGTGCCGACCTCTGTGGCCTGATCGAGGCCAGTCTGGGGGTGCCGCCCCAGCGCACCTACATCGAGTTCGGCGCCGCCGAGGGCTACCTCTGGGGCTGGAACGGCCGCACCTTCGGCTGA
- a CDS encoding NUDIX hydrolase produces MSAPSVEVALAVLERQGRWLLQLRDDVPGIVAPGAWGLFGGHLDPGESPQQAVRRELLEEIRWWPPTPLPLWFRHTNAQRVAHVFRSPLPLPLTELALQEGQDMVLASPEELRGGRLWSPRLLQHRSLAASLLCALQRYDQDAARA; encoded by the coding sequence ATGTCGGCACCATCGGTGGAGGTGGCCCTGGCGGTGCTGGAGCGGCAGGGGCGCTGGCTGCTGCAGCTGCGCGACGACGTGCCTGGCATCGTGGCGCCAGGGGCCTGGGGGCTCTTCGGCGGCCATCTCGATCCGGGCGAAAGCCCCCAACAGGCCGTGCGCCGGGAGCTGCTGGAGGAGATCCGCTGGTGGCCCCCCACTCCCCTGCCCCTCTGGTTCCGGCACACCAACGCCCAGCGGGTGGCCCATGTCTTCCGCTCGCCCCTGCCCCTCCCTCTGACCGAGCTGGCGCTGCAGGAGGGGCAGGACATGGTGCTGGCCAGTCCGGAGGAGCTGCGCGGTGGCAGGCTCTGGAGTCCCCGCCTGCTGCAGCATCGCTCGCTGGCCGCCTCGCTGCTCTGTGCCCTGCAGCGGTATGACCAGGACGCTGCCCGAGCCTGA
- a CDS encoding DUF924 family protein, with the protein MAPPATPPPTPGADDDADAVLRFWFETTAPGQWFRKDPDFDAEVRRRFLTLTHKALAGQLSPWSNHPSPGLALVLLLDQMPRQIWRDDPRAFAGDPAALALSLRATAEGWVEQETEQARRQFWLMPQMHSEDVQVQRAAVPLFERLCDPRTAAYARRHRDVIERFGRFPHRNAVLGRPSTPEELSFLQEPGSQF; encoded by the coding sequence ATGGCACCACCTGCCACGCCACCTCCCACGCCAGGGGCCGACGACGACGCCGATGCGGTGCTTCGCTTCTGGTTCGAGACCACGGCACCGGGGCAGTGGTTCCGGAAGGATCCGGACTTCGACGCGGAGGTTCGGCGCCGTTTCCTCACGCTCACCCACAAGGCTCTGGCAGGCCAGCTGAGCCCATGGTCCAACCATCCGAGCCCAGGCCTGGCTCTCGTGCTGCTGCTCGACCAGATGCCCCGCCAGATCTGGCGGGACGACCCCCGGGCGTTTGCGGGTGACCCTGCCGCCCTGGCCCTCAGTCTCCGGGCGACAGCCGAAGGATGGGTGGAGCAGGAAACGGAGCAGGCCCGGCGCCAGTTCTGGCTGATGCCCCAGATGCACAGTGAAGACGTTCAGGTGCAGCGCGCCGCGGTGCCACTGTTCGAACGCCTGTGCGATCCCCGCACGGCGGCCTACGCCCGCAGGCACAGGGATGTGATCGAGCGGTTCGGCCGGTTCCCCCACCGCAACGCCGTGCTGGGCCGCCCCTCGACACCGGAGGAGCTGAGCTTCCTCCAGGAGCCCGGATCCCAGTTCTGA
- a CDS encoding MAPEG family protein produces MTNLALPALVTLAAVTLYQGTGLNVGRARARHQVKPPAMTGPEPFERAVRVQQNTLEQLVFFLPCFWLANLWGASGWANGLGIVWVAGRIAYAVGYLQAPERRGPGFGISLLSSAALLVLALVGAIRELG; encoded by the coding sequence ATGACGAACCTGGCCCTTCCCGCCCTGGTGACGCTCGCCGCCGTGACGCTCTACCAGGGCACCGGACTCAACGTGGGCCGGGCCCGGGCGCGGCACCAGGTGAAGCCGCCGGCCATGACCGGACCGGAACCGTTCGAACGGGCCGTGCGGGTGCAGCAGAACACCCTGGAGCAGCTGGTGTTCTTCCTGCCTTGCTTCTGGCTGGCCAACCTGTGGGGGGCCTCGGGTTGGGCCAACGGCCTGGGAATCGTGTGGGTAGCGGGCCGCATCGCCTATGCGGTGGGCTACCTGCAGGCCCCCGAACGGCGGGGGCCTGGGTTCGGCATCAGCCTTCTCAGCAGTGCCGCGCTGCTCGTGCTGGCCCTGGTGGGGGCGATCCGGGAGCTGGGCTGA